The following are encoded in a window of Thiohalobacter sp. IOR34 genomic DNA:
- a CDS encoding DEAD/DEAH box helicase, which produces MTDSTSPAALSFQDMDLPPPLLRALAEVGYEAPSPIQAASIPPLLAGRDLLGQAQTGTGKTAAFALPLLARIDSRLRQPQLLVLAPTRELAIQVAEAFQRYARYLPDFHVLPIYGGQSYDIQLRQLKRGVQVVVGTPGRVMDHMRRGTLKLDALKALVLDEADEMLRMGFIDDVNWVLEQTPAGRQVALFSATMPREIRKVAQQHLNEPVEVKIDKRVATAETIRQRYWPVSGLHKLDALTRLLEVEPYDAMLVFVRTKTATVELAEKLEARGHAAEALNGDIPQKLRERTVERLKNGQLDILVATDVVARGLDVARISHVINYDIPHDVEAYIHRIGRTGRAGRSGEAILFVASRERRLLRAIEKTIGQPIEPMQMPTAADINQQRLQRFKQKVRDALAEDSNEAFYPLLTELQEEDGVEPLEIAAALARLLQGKEPLLLAERREPAARAEKRSRRSDKRPRPPSSQALPLKGHPEVEMERYRVEVGHAHGVKPGNLVGAIANEADLESAYIGHIEIYDDFSTVDLPAGMPKETFRALQRAWVCQQRLNISRLGAGPRPAGPKPAGPKTGKKAKKKAREKTVKGKPGTAGKTRRATP; this is translated from the coding sequence ATGACAGACAGTACATCCCCCGCCGCTCTCAGCTTCCAGGACATGGACCTCCCCCCGCCACTGCTGCGCGCCCTGGCCGAGGTCGGCTACGAGGCCCCCTCCCCCATCCAGGCGGCGAGCATCCCACCGCTGCTGGCCGGCCGCGATCTGCTCGGCCAGGCCCAGACCGGCACCGGCAAGACCGCAGCCTTCGCATTGCCACTGCTGGCGCGCATCGACAGCCGACTGCGCCAGCCGCAGCTGCTGGTTCTGGCCCCGACCCGCGAGCTGGCCATCCAGGTAGCAGAGGCCTTCCAGCGCTATGCCCGCTATCTACCCGACTTCCACGTGCTGCCCATCTACGGCGGCCAGAGCTACGACATCCAGCTGCGCCAGTTGAAACGTGGCGTGCAGGTCGTGGTCGGCACCCCCGGACGGGTCATGGACCACATGCGGCGCGGCACCCTGAAGCTGGATGCACTCAAGGCTCTGGTACTGGACGAGGCCGACGAGATGCTGCGCATGGGCTTCATCGACGACGTCAACTGGGTGCTGGAGCAGACCCCCGCCGGACGACAGGTGGCCCTGTTCTCGGCCACCATGCCACGCGAGATCCGCAAGGTCGCCCAGCAGCACCTCAACGAGCCGGTGGAGGTCAAGATCGACAAGCGGGTGGCCACCGCCGAGACCATCCGCCAGCGCTACTGGCCGGTCAGCGGCCTGCACAAGCTGGATGCCCTGACCCGGCTGCTGGAGGTCGAGCCCTATGACGCCATGCTGGTCTTCGTGCGCACCAAGACCGCCACCGTGGAACTGGCCGAGAAGCTGGAAGCGCGTGGCCATGCCGCCGAGGCGCTGAACGGCGACATCCCGCAGAAACTGCGCGAGCGCACCGTGGAGCGGTTGAAGAACGGCCAGCTGGACATCCTGGTCGCCACCGACGTGGTCGCCCGCGGCCTGGACGTGGCGCGGATCAGTCACGTGATCAACTACGACATCCCTCATGACGTCGAGGCCTACATCCACCGCATCGGCCGCACCGGACGCGCCGGCCGCAGCGGCGAGGCCATCCTCTTCGTCGCCTCCCGCGAACGGCGCCTGCTGCGTGCCATCGAGAAGACCATCGGTCAGCCGATCGAGCCGATGCAAATGCCGACCGCGGCCGACATCAACCAGCAGCGTCTGCAGCGCTTCAAGCAGAAGGTGCGCGATGCCCTGGCCGAGGACAGCAACGAGGCCTTCTATCCCCTGCTCACCGAACTGCAGGAAGAGGACGGCGTGGAGCCGCTGGAGATAGCGGCGGCCCTGGCCCGCCTGCTGCAAGGCAAGGAGCCGCTGCTGCTGGCCGAGCGGCGCGAGCCGGCGGCGCGGGCCGAGAAAAGATCGCGCCGCAGCGACAAGCGGCCGCGGCCGCCGTCCAGCCAGGCCCTGCCGCTGAAGGGCCACCCGGAAGTGGAGATGGAACGCTACCGAGTGGAGGTCGGCCATGCGCACGGCGTCAAGCCGGGCAACCTCGTCGGCGCCATCGCCAACGAGGCCGACCTGGAGAGCGCCTACATCGGCCATATCGAGATCTACGATGATTTCAGCACCGTGGACCTGCCGGCCGGCATGCCGAAGGAGACCTTCCGTGCCCTGCAGCGGGCCTGGGTCTGCCAGCAGCGGCTGAACATCTCCCGCCTCGGCGCCGGTCCCAGGCCGGCTGGACCGAAACCGGCCGGACCCAAGACCGGGAAGAAGGCAAAGAAGAAGGCCAGGGAAAAAACCGTCAAGGGCAAACCGGGCACTGCCGGCAAGACCCGGCGGGCGACGCCCTGA
- a CDS encoding TlpA disulfide reductase family protein, whose protein sequence is MRHPGILLSILLLLLSLGLQAAPPGRQTLTPLEDRPPAPDFELTDLDGRVHRLSDYRGKVVIVNFWATWCPPCREEMPSMQRAWNWLQKNDMQLLAINVGENEDQVFEFTANYPVDFPLLLDEDSSVIERWPVRGLPTTFIVDTRGRLAYRAIGGRAWDSPELLIPARALQLER, encoded by the coding sequence ATGCGCCACCCTGGCATCCTTCTGTCGATCCTGCTCCTGTTGCTGTCTCTCGGCCTTCAGGCTGCACCCCCCGGCCGCCAGACCCTCACCCCGCTGGAGGACCGGCCACCGGCCCCGGACTTCGAACTCACCGACCTGGACGGCCGTGTCCACCGCCTGTCGGACTATCGGGGCAAGGTGGTAATCGTGAATTTCTGGGCCACCTGGTGCCCGCCCTGCCGCGAGGAGATGCCCTCCATGCAGCGCGCCTGGAACTGGCTGCAGAAAAACGACATGCAGCTGCTGGCGATCAACGTCGGTGAGAACGAGGATCAGGTGTTCGAGTTCACCGCCAATTACCCGGTGGACTTCCCGCTGCTGCTGGACGAGGATTCCTCGGTCATCGAGCGCTGGCCGGTGCGCGGCCTGCCGACCACCTTCATCGTCGACACCCGCGGCCGGCTGGCCTACCGTGCCATCGGCGGCCGCGCCTGGGACAGCCCGGAGCTGCTGATCCCGGCCCGGGCGCTGCAGCTGGAGCGCTGA
- a CDS encoding adenylosuccinate synthase has translation MGKSVVVIGTQWGDEGKGKIVDLLTERAEAVVRFQGGHNAGHTLVIDGEKTVLHLIPSGILREGVECLIGNGVVLSPSALLEELEMLEGRGVPARERLKISEACTLILPYHVALDHAREKARGKKAIGTTGRGIGPAYEDKISRRGLKLGEIFQRERLAARLGEVMDYHNFTLQHYFKCEPVDFQQVLDETLAMAEVLEPMIGDVPEILDRTRREGGNIMFEGAQGALLDIDHGTYPFVTSSNTTAGGACTGSGVGPRSLDYILGITKAYTTRVGAGPFPTELYDGNELLDEVGAYLAKQGHEFGSTTGRPRRCGWFDAVALRRANQINSVTGLCITKLDVLDGLDTLRLCVGYRKDGEILKTPPVGAEAFTDIEPIYEDMPGWSESTVGLCDYEALPANAKAYLKRIEEVVEVPIDIISTGPDRNANIILRHPYDA, from the coding sequence ATGGGCAAGAGCGTGGTAGTCATCGGGACCCAGTGGGGCGATGAGGGCAAGGGCAAGATCGTCGATCTGCTCACCGAGCGGGCCGAGGCCGTGGTGCGCTTCCAGGGTGGCCACAATGCCGGCCATACCCTGGTGATCGACGGCGAGAAGACGGTACTGCACCTGATCCCCTCCGGCATCCTGCGCGAGGGCGTGGAGTGCCTGATCGGCAACGGCGTGGTGCTCTCGCCCTCGGCGCTGCTCGAGGAGCTGGAGATGCTGGAAGGGCGTGGCGTGCCGGCCCGCGAGCGGTTGAAGATCAGCGAGGCCTGCACCTTGATCCTGCCCTACCACGTGGCCCTCGATCACGCCCGCGAGAAGGCCCGCGGCAAGAAGGCCATCGGCACCACCGGCCGCGGTATCGGCCCGGCCTACGAGGACAAGATCTCACGCCGTGGCTTGAAGCTGGGCGAGATCTTCCAGCGCGAGCGGCTGGCGGCGCGCCTCGGCGAGGTGATGGACTACCACAACTTCACCCTGCAGCACTATTTCAAATGCGAGCCGGTGGATTTCCAGCAGGTGCTGGACGAGACCCTGGCCATGGCCGAGGTGCTGGAGCCGATGATCGGCGACGTGCCGGAGATCCTCGACCGGACCCGCCGCGAGGGTGGCAACATCATGTTCGAGGGGGCGCAGGGGGCCCTGCTGGACATCGACCACGGTACCTATCCCTTCGTCACCTCCTCCAATACCACCGCGGGCGGCGCCTGCACCGGTAGCGGCGTCGGTCCGCGCAGCCTGGACTATATCCTCGGCATCACCAAGGCCTATACCACCCGGGTCGGGGCCGGCCCCTTCCCCACCGAGCTGTACGACGGCAACGAGCTGCTGGACGAGGTCGGTGCCTATCTCGCCAAGCAGGGCCACGAGTTCGGTTCCACCACCGGCCGACCCCGCCGTTGTGGCTGGTTCGATGCCGTGGCCCTGCGCCGCGCCAACCAGATCAACAGCGTCACCGGCCTGTGCATCACCAAGCTTGACGTGCTCGACGGTCTGGATACCCTGCGGCTCTGTGTCGGTTACCGCAAGGACGGCGAGATCCTCAAGACCCCGCCGGTCGGCGCCGAGGCCTTCACCGACATCGAGCCGATCTACGAGGACATGCCGGGCTGGTCGGAGTCGACCGTCGGCCTCTGTGACTACGAGGCGCTGCCGGCCAATGCCAAGGCCTACCTGAAGCGCATCGAGGAGGTGGTCGAGGTGCCGATCGACATCATCTCCACCGGCCCGGACCGCAACGCCAACATCATCCTGCGCCACCCCTACGACGCCTGA
- a CDS encoding ATP phosphoribosyltransferase regulatory subunit has product MAAIDHWLLPEGIEEMLPEAAWRAEGLRRRLLDMYRSWGYELIIPPMIEYLESLLTGTGNDLDLQTFKLTDQLSGRLMGVRADMTPQAARIDAHALKREAPTRLCYLGTVLRTRPEGFAGSRSPLQVGAELFGHLGIESDLEIIGLMLETLRVTGIDGVHLDLGHVGIFRGLAREAGLADEAEADLFDVLQRKAMPEIEALVAGFDIPAEQRSRLVALAGLHGEREVLERARQVLAGSDSGVLAALDNLSQIGAEVERRWPALPVSYDLAELRGYAYQTGVVFAAFVPGCGQEVARGGRYDQIGEVFGRARPATGFSADLKTLIALGEVPGAMTAGIFAPAQGEAGLDRAVAELRAAGERVVQALPGQCGDAAAMACDRQLVYEDGAWRVLPI; this is encoded by the coding sequence ATGGCAGCGATTGATCACTGGTTATTGCCGGAAGGCATCGAGGAGATGCTGCCCGAGGCGGCCTGGCGGGCCGAGGGCCTGCGCCGGCGGCTGCTGGACATGTATCGGAGCTGGGGCTACGAGCTGATCATCCCGCCGATGATCGAATATCTCGAATCCCTGCTCACCGGCACCGGCAATGATCTCGATCTGCAGACCTTCAAGCTCACCGACCAGCTCAGCGGCCGGCTGATGGGGGTGCGCGCCGACATGACGCCGCAGGCGGCGCGCATCGACGCCCATGCCCTGAAGCGCGAGGCGCCGACCCGCCTCTGCTACCTCGGCACCGTGCTGCGCACCCGTCCCGAGGGCTTCGCCGGTAGCCGCAGCCCGCTGCAGGTGGGTGCCGAGCTGTTCGGCCACCTGGGCATCGAGAGCGATCTGGAGATTATCGGCCTGATGCTGGAGACGCTGCGGGTCACCGGCATCGACGGCGTGCATCTCGACCTCGGTCATGTCGGTATCTTCCGTGGCCTGGCCCGCGAGGCAGGCCTGGCGGACGAGGCCGAGGCCGACCTGTTCGACGTGCTGCAGCGCAAGGCCATGCCCGAGATCGAGGCCCTGGTGGCCGGCTTCGACATCCCCGCCGAGCAGCGCAGCCGGCTGGTGGCCCTGGCCGGCCTGCATGGCGAGCGGGAGGTGCTGGAGCGGGCCCGGCAGGTGCTGGCCGGCAGCGATTCCGGGGTGCTGGCGGCGCTGGATAATCTGAGCCAGATTGGTGCCGAGGTCGAGCGGCGCTGGCCGGCGCTGCCGGTCAGCTACGACCTGGCCGAACTGCGTGGCTACGCCTACCAGACCGGCGTGGTGTTCGCGGCCTTCGTGCCGGGTTGTGGCCAGGAGGTGGCGCGTGGCGGCCGCTACGACCAGATCGGCGAGGTGTTCGGCCGGGCCCGCCCCGCCACCGGCTTTTCAGCCGATCTCAAGACCCTGATCGCCCTCGGCGAGGTGCCGGGCGCCATGACCGCCGGCATCTTCGCCCCGGCACAGGGCGAGGCGGGCCTGGATCGGGCGGTGGCCGAACTGCGTGCCGCCGGCGAGCGCGTGGTGCAGGCCCTGCCTGGCCAGTGCGGTGATGCGGCGGCCATGGCCTGCGATCGCCAACTGGTGTACGAGGATGGTGCCTGGCGGGTGCTGCCGATCTGA
- a CDS encoding DUF2065 domain-containing protein translates to MWQELGAALALVLVIEGMLPFLNPAAMRRAWLQMAQLDDRSLRIAGLLSMLAGIGLLYLVR, encoded by the coding sequence ATGTGGCAGGAACTAGGTGCCGCGCTGGCGCTGGTGCTGGTCATCGAGGGCATGCTGCCCTTTCTGAATCCGGCCGCCATGCGCCGTGCCTGGCTGCAGATGGCGCAGCTCGACGACCGCAGTCTGCGCATCGCCGGGCTGCTGAGCATGCTGGCCGGTATCGGCCTGCTTTATCTGGTGCGCTGA
- the hflC gene encoding protease modulator HflC: MNALRLPSLILLLLAAVGAWMSMFVVDERERAILFHLGEIVRSDYEPGLHFMVPIYNNVKKFDRRILTLDAKPEQVLTGEKKNVLVDYFVKWRISDVESFYRSFGGREIDAASTLAQTIKDGLQAELGNRTIKEVVSGERKEIMASVARRAGSKVSDFGIEIIDFRIKQIELPSKVAGAVFQRMRAERERVAKEHRARGEKESLIIRARADRLRTEILAAARRKADEIRGAGDAQATEIYAEAYGRDPAFYGFYRSMEAYRTAFSSKQDVMVLEPDNEFFRFFADDQGRR; the protein is encoded by the coding sequence ATGAACGCCCTGCGCCTGCCCTCCCTGATCCTGTTGCTGCTGGCGGCAGTCGGTGCCTGGATGTCGATGTTCGTGGTCGACGAACGTGAACGGGCCATCCTCTTCCATCTCGGCGAGATCGTGCGTTCCGACTACGAGCCCGGCCTGCACTTCATGGTGCCGATCTACAACAACGTGAAGAAGTTCGACCGCCGCATCCTGACCCTGGACGCCAAGCCGGAACAGGTGCTGACCGGCGAGAAGAAGAACGTGCTGGTCGACTATTTCGTCAAGTGGCGGATCAGCGACGTGGAGTCCTTCTACCGTTCCTTCGGTGGCCGTGAGATCGACGCCGCCTCGACCCTGGCCCAGACCATCAAGGACGGCCTGCAGGCGGAACTCGGCAACCGCACCATCAAGGAGGTCGTCTCCGGTGAGCGCAAGGAGATCATGGCCAGCGTGGCGCGCCGCGCCGGTAGCAAGGTCAGCGATTTCGGCATCGAGATCATCGACTTCCGCATCAAGCAGATCGAGCTGCCGAGCAAGGTGGCGGGGGCGGTGTTCCAGCGCATGCGTGCCGAGCGCGAGCGGGTCGCCAAGGAGCACCGGGCCCGCGGTGAGAAGGAATCGCTGATCATCCGTGCCCGCGCCGACCGGCTGCGTACCGAGATCCTCGCCGCGGCGCGGCGCAAGGCGGACGAGATCCGCGGTGCCGGCGATGCCCAGGCGACCGAGATCTATGCCGAGGCCTATGGCCGGGATCCCGCCTTCTACGGCTTCTATCGCAGCATGGAGGCCTATCGCACGGCCTTCAGCAGCAAGCAGGACGTGATGGTGCTGGAACCGGACAACGAGTTCTTCCGCTTCTTCGCCGACGACCAGGGCCGACGTTGA
- the hflK gene encoding FtsH protease activity modulator HflK, with translation MAWNEPGGNNRDPWGGGGNDQGPPDLDEVVRKMQDKLGGLFGKRGGGGRSGGFGGGSALGLGFIIVLALGLWLFSGFYIVDPAERGVILRLGKYQETVGEGLHWHIPYPVEQVEKVNVDQVRQARHRAQMLTQDENLIAIAMSVQYQVKDAQDYLFRVRNPDYTLKEATESALREVVGSKTLDDIFSKSGGREVVVNETEKNIQELLDIYRTGLRVVKVNLESAQPPEEVQSAFDDAIKAREDEDRFKKQAEAYERDIIPKAEGDAQRLVQEAEAYKQQVVELAKGETSRFLQTLTEYQKAPEITRKRLYLETMETVLNNVSKVLIKTDQGNNIMYLPLDQFMRRNGNALAAPSVQGYSGNTAPAPRSRPRTQPRPLREGR, from the coding sequence ATGGCTTGGAATGAGCCGGGTGGAAACAACCGTGACCCCTGGGGCGGCGGTGGCAACGACCAGGGTCCGCCGGACCTGGACGAGGTGGTGCGCAAGATGCAGGACAAGCTGGGTGGCCTGTTCGGCAAGCGCGGCGGTGGCGGGCGCAGCGGCGGTTTCGGCGGCGGCAGTGCCCTGGGCCTGGGGTTCATCATCGTCCTGGCGCTGGGCCTGTGGCTGTTCTCCGGCTTCTACATCGTCGATCCGGCTGAGCGCGGTGTCATCCTCCGCCTCGGCAAGTACCAGGAGACGGTCGGCGAGGGTCTGCACTGGCACATCCCTTATCCGGTCGAGCAGGTGGAGAAGGTCAACGTCGACCAGGTGCGTCAGGCCCGGCACCGGGCGCAGATGCTGACCCAGGACGAGAACCTGATCGCGATCGCCATGTCGGTGCAGTACCAGGTGAAGGATGCGCAGGACTATCTGTTCAGGGTGCGCAACCCGGACTACACCCTGAAGGAGGCCACCGAGAGCGCGTTGCGCGAGGTGGTCGGCTCCAAGACCCTGGACGACATCTTCAGCAAGAGCGGTGGCCGCGAGGTGGTGGTCAACGAGACCGAGAAGAACATCCAGGAACTGCTCGACATCTACCGCACCGGCCTGCGGGTGGTGAAGGTCAACCTGGAGAGTGCCCAGCCGCCGGAAGAGGTGCAGTCGGCCTTCGACGATGCCATCAAGGCACGCGAGGACGAGGACCGCTTCAAGAAGCAGGCCGAGGCCTACGAGCGGGACATCATTCCCAAGGCCGAGGGTGACGCCCAGCGCCTGGTACAGGAGGCCGAGGCCTACAAGCAGCAGGTCGTCGAGCTCGCCAAGGGTGAGACCAGCCGTTTCCTGCAGACCCTGACCGAATACCAGAAGGCACCGGAGATCACCCGCAAGCGTCTCTACCTGGAGACCATGGAGACGGTGTTGAACAATGTCAGCAAGGTCCTGATCAAGACCGATCAGGGGAACAACATCATGTATCTGCCACTCGACCAGTTCATGCGCCGGAACGGCAATGCCCTTGCCGCGCCTTCAGTCCAGGGTTATTCCGGCAACACTGCGCCGGCACCGCGCAGCCGGCCACGCACGCAGCCGCGCCCGCTGCGGGAGGGTCGCTAG
- the hflX gene encoding ribosome rescue GTPase HflX produces the protein MFERPRSGERALLVHVFLPDDKDQEDLREFAELAASAGAEVLGSVTASRRAPDPRYFIGAGKAEEIRQRLVQAGGELVLFNHSLSPSQERNLERLFQCRVLDRTGLILDIFAQRARSFEGKLQVELAQLRHLSTRLVRGWTHLERQKGGIGLRGPGETQLETDRRLLGNRIKQLNRRLDKVQRQREQGRRARQRAEVPTVSLVGYTNAGKSTLFNRLTEAGVYAADQLFATLDPTLRRLELPDLGHVVLADTVGFVRHLPHDLVAAFRSTLEETRSADLLLHVVDASDEERQPRIGQVDQVLTEVGAEAVPQLLVYNKIDLLDEAPRLERDAEGRPWRVWVSAASGAGLELLREAVAERLRGRMSAGWLCLPPAAGRLRAELFAAGVVREERVDSRGCCWLRVLLPTADLARLCAAGTVDCELHAEPAGEFLASAAAAP, from the coding sequence TTGTTTGAGCGTCCCCGCAGCGGGGAACGTGCCCTTCTGGTACATGTTTTCCTCCCCGACGACAAAGACCAGGAAGACCTGCGAGAGTTTGCCGAGCTGGCCGCCTCGGCCGGCGCCGAGGTGCTCGGCTCGGTCACGGCCAGCCGGCGTGCCCCCGATCCGCGTTATTTCATCGGCGCCGGCAAGGCCGAGGAGATCCGCCAGCGGCTGGTGCAGGCGGGTGGCGAACTGGTGCTGTTCAACCACAGCCTGTCGCCCAGCCAGGAGCGCAACCTGGAACGGCTGTTCCAGTGCCGGGTGCTGGATCGCACCGGCCTGATCCTCGATATCTTCGCCCAGCGGGCACGCTCCTTCGAAGGCAAGCTGCAGGTCGAACTGGCCCAGTTGCGCCATCTCTCCACCCGCCTGGTGCGTGGGTGGACCCACCTGGAACGGCAGAAGGGCGGCATCGGCCTGCGTGGTCCCGGCGAGACCCAGCTGGAGACCGACCGCCGGCTGCTCGGCAACCGCATCAAGCAGCTCAACCGGCGGCTGGACAAGGTACAGCGCCAGCGGGAACAGGGACGTCGTGCGCGGCAGCGGGCCGAGGTGCCGACGGTGTCGCTGGTCGGCTACACCAATGCCGGCAAATCGACCCTGTTCAACCGCCTGACCGAGGCCGGGGTCTATGCCGCCGACCAGTTGTTCGCCACCCTCGACCCGACCCTGCGCCGGCTCGAACTGCCGGATCTCGGCCATGTGGTGCTGGCCGACACCGTTGGCTTCGTGCGCCACCTGCCGCATGATCTGGTGGCGGCCTTCCGCTCGACACTGGAGGAGACGCGCAGCGCCGATCTGCTGCTGCACGTGGTCGATGCCAGCGACGAGGAACGCCAGCCACGCATCGGTCAGGTCGATCAGGTGTTGACCGAGGTGGGGGCGGAGGCGGTGCCGCAACTGCTGGTCTACAACAAGATCGACCTGCTCGACGAGGCGCCGCGCCTGGAACGCGATGCCGAGGGCCGGCCCTGGCGGGTCTGGGTGTCGGCCGCCAGCGGTGCCGGTCTGGAACTGCTGCGCGAGGCGGTCGCCGAGCGGCTGCGAGGGCGGATGAGCGCCGGCTGGCTGTGTCTGCCGCCGGCGGCCGGACGGCTGCGTGCCGAGCTGTTCGCGGCCGGCGTGGTGCGCGAGGAGCGGGTCGACAGCAGGGGCTGCTGCTGGCTGCGGGTGCTGCTGCCGACGGCCGATCTGGCGCGTTTGTGCGCTGCCGGGACGGTGGATTGCGAACTCCATGCAGAGCCGGCGGGCGAATTCCTTGCGAGCGCGGCCGCCGCCCCATAA
- the hfq gene encoding RNA chaperone Hfq — MARGQSLQEPFLNTLRKERIPVSIYLVNGIKLQGQIESFDQFVVLLKNSVSQMVYKHAISTVVPARNVRIPHGNSGSDDLPEPGNM, encoded by the coding sequence ATGGCACGTGGACAATCCTTGCAGGAACCCTTCCTCAACACCCTTCGGAAGGAGCGGATTCCTGTGTCGATCTACCTGGTGAACGGAATCAAGCTGCAGGGTCAGATCGAATCCTTCGACCAGTTCGTGGTGCTGCTCAAGAACAGCGTCAGCCAGATGGTGTACAAGCACGCCATCTCCACCGTGGTGCCCGCCAGAAACGTGCGCATCCCGCACGGCAACAGTGGTAGTGATGATCTCCCAGAACCCGGGAACATGTAA
- the miaA gene encoding tRNA (adenosine(37)-N6)-dimethylallyltransferase MiaA produces the protein MPPAVLCLMGPTAAGKTALALRLVEAYPFEIVSVDSAMVYRGMDIGTAKPEPAVLAVAPHRLIDILDPGESYSAARFAADAQREIEAIRAAGRQPLLVGGTGLYFRALEQGLAELPAADAALRAELEAERQRLGLAALHRQLAAIDPQAAARIHPNDAQRILRALEVCRLSGRSLSELCRETPAARRQPLYKLVIAPPQRAQLHPRIEQRLGQMLEQGLVEEVERLRARDDLHADLPSMRAVGYRQVWQYLDGESDYATMCQRVLTATRQYAKRQYTWLRAESGTRWFDPFSGDLWDQLQRSVEALLDDRAQPGE, from the coding sequence ATGCCGCCGGCCGTGCTCTGCCTGATGGGGCCGACTGCCGCGGGCAAGACCGCGCTCGCGCTGCGCCTGGTCGAGGCCTATCCCTTCGAGATCGTCAGCGTCGATTCGGCGATGGTCTACCGTGGCATGGACATCGGCACGGCCAAGCCGGAGCCGGCCGTGCTGGCGGTGGCGCCGCACCGGCTGATCGACATTCTCGACCCCGGCGAGAGCTACTCGGCGGCGCGCTTTGCCGCCGATGCGCAGCGCGAGATCGAGGCGATCCGTGCCGCCGGCCGGCAGCCGCTGTTGGTGGGGGGGACCGGCCTGTATTTCCGCGCCCTGGAACAGGGCCTGGCCGAACTGCCGGCGGCCGACGCGGCGCTGCGCGCCGAACTCGAGGCCGAGCGCCAGCGGCTGGGCCTGGCCGCCCTGCACCGGCAGCTGGCGGCGATCGATCCGCAGGCGGCGGCCCGCATCCACCCCAACGACGCCCAGCGCATCCTGCGTGCCCTGGAGGTCTGCCGCCTCAGCGGCCGCAGTCTCAGCGAGCTGTGCCGGGAGACGCCGGCGGCCCGCCGCCAGCCGCTGTACAAGCTGGTCATCGCGCCGCCACAACGTGCCCAGCTGCACCCGCGCATCGAGCAGCGTCTCGGCCAGATGCTGGAGCAGGGACTGGTCGAGGAGGTCGAGCGTCTGCGCGCCCGGGACGACCTGCATGCCGATCTGCCGTCGATGCGCGCCGTCGGCTATCGCCAGGTGTGGCAGTATCTGGATGGCGAGTCGGACTACGCGACCATGTGTCAGCGGGTGCTGACGGCGACCCGCCAGTATGCCAAGCGGCAGTACACCTGGCTGCGGGCCGAGAGTGGGACCCGCTGGTTCGATCCCTTCTCCGGTGATCTCTGGGATCAGCTGCAGCGCAGTGTCGAGGCGCTGCTGGACGATCGGGCGCAACCGGGTGAATGA